AATTCCTGAAAAATGTTTCTTTTCTCGATAATCTGAAACTTCGGTTGTCTTATGGAGCCGTGGGTAACCAGGCTATCAATCCATACCAATCACTTAGTTTGTCTGCCACCAACCGGTATGTTTATGGCGACGGCGGGCTATCTTCTCTTGGGGTATATCCGGCGAATATGGCAAACTCAAACCTGAAATGGGAAACTACCTACACAGGAAATGCGGCTATTGATTTTGATCTTTTTAAGGGACGATTGGGGGGTACATTTGAGTTTTACAATATGAACACCCGGAACTTGCTGGTACAACGGTCACTGCCGGATATGACAGGTTATAATTTCGTACTGACCAACCTGGGAGCAACCAACAATAAGGGGGTGGAGATAACGCTTAATTCCGTCAATCTCAGGAAGGGGAAATTTGAGTGGAGCAGTAACATTGTATTTTCAAGAAACAAAAACAAAATCGTCCATCTGTATCATTCGGATACCAACGGCGATGGCAGGGAAGACGATGATTTAGGAAACCGGTGGTTTATCGGACAGTCACAGAACGTAGCTTTTGATTATGTCTTTGATGGTATCTATCAGGAAGGAGATGAACTGCCGACCGGCTACAAACCGGGATTTGTGCGCCTGAAAGACCTGAACGGAGATAAAAAGATAGACGCCAGCGACCGCCGCGTGATCGGACAAACGCTGCAGCCGAAGTATCGCTGGGGCGTAACGAATACCTTCCGCTACGGAGATCTTTCAATGTCGGTTTTTGTGAACGCAATGCAGGGATGGATTTCCAACCTCAGTACGGTTGATTACAGCGTAACAGGTGGAAATTACCCGCACAGGCCGCTGAACATGATTGATGCAGGATGGTGGAATGTAGAGAACAAATCCAACACGAGGCCTTCCATGGTCTACACCAATCCCTATGGCCATGGGTATTACTACAGCCGTAATTTCATCCGCATCCAGGACGTTTCGCTTACGTATGATATGCCTAAGAACCTCATTAACAAGGCAAAATTGACCAATCTGAGACTCACCCTTAGCGCTAAAAACCTGTACAATTTTACCAAATGGATTGGTCCGGATCCAGAAAGCGGGTATACCGACAGGGGAAGCTTTTATCCTACAGCAAGGTCGGTTACGATGGGAATCAATTTAGGTTTTTAATGAATTCAAAAATATAGCCTCTTAGTTATTATGAAAATAGTTAGATATATCGTTGGCAGCTATCTGTATCTGATGCTGTTTGCAGGCTTAGCAGTATGGGCACTGACCGGCTGTGAAGACAAGTTCCTGGATGAAAAACCACTTGCATCGCTGAGCTCTGATGTGGTTTTAAAATCAAAGGCCGGATTTAAAAATTACATTACCGCCCTGCATCACGCGGCAAGGGAAGAGCAGACCCTGGAAGATAACCACGATTATTACTTCACCATGCAAAGCGGTACCGACATCGCTACCACCGGACAGGAGGATGCACGTCCGTTCAGGAGTTATGTGACTTACCTCAACCCCAATGCCAATACGGTGGTAAAATACTGGAGATGGGCCTATCAGCTGATGCTGGTCAGAGCAAATACCGTCATTGTTTATGCCAATAAACCGGAACTGAAAGGTATATGGAGCAATGAAGCCGAAAAAAATGCGATCATTGCGGAGGCCCGTTTTTTTCGGGCTTATGCACACAATACGCTCGCGAACCTGTATGGCGGCGTGCCCATTGTGGATACCATTTATACCGGCCCGAAAACAGACTTTGTAAGAAATACACGCAAGGAGGTATACGAATTTGCCAGAAAAGATCTTGAATTCGCTTCGCAGTATTTACCTGCCACCGTGGAGAAAAGCAAAGAGGGGCGTATCGTAAAAGCCGCGGCAGATCACCTGCTCACTGAAGTTTATATCAGCCTTGGCGAGTACGACAAAGCCGTAGAAAGTGCCTCCAAAGTGATTGATTCGGGGCTTTACAATCTGATGACAACGCGTTTTGGGAGTGAAAAGGATTTGCCGGGCGACGTATTTTCTGACCTTTTCAAACTCGGAAATCAAAACAGAAGTTCTGGCAACAGGGAATCCATCTATGTGTGGCAGTTTGAAGATCTTACACAGGGAGGATCGGGTAGCTCGGGAGGCAACAGCATACTGCGCGGCTGGGGGCCCTGGTATATCAACCTGCGGGATCCTGACGGGAAAGCCGGGATGATCATCGTGGATAGCCTGGGCCGCGGCGTAGGTTTGACAAGGCCGACCACCTATTTTCTGTATAATCTCTGGCAGAACAACTGGACGAACGATATCCGGAACTCAAGCTATAACATCCGCAGGACAATGTATTACACCAATCCGGCGTCCAAATATTTTGGGAAACCGGTTGAGCCAAAAACAACCAGAATTGATACGATGCAGAACGCATATCCAACGCTGAGAAAGATTGAAGGTAAAACGCCTAAGTCAGGAAACAACACTACTGGCCGGACTTTTGCGGATTTCATGGTTTATCGGCTGGCAGATACCTACCTGCTGCGAGCCGAAGCCCACACCCGGAAGGGCGACCTGCTAAAAGCTGCGGCTGACATTAATGTGGTCCGTGCCAGGGCCAACGCGAAACCTGTCACGCCTGGTGAAGTCAATATAGATTATATCCTTGATGAACGTGCACGCGAACTGATAGTCGAGGAGCCGCGCCGCCGTACGCTCATACGGATGGGTAAACTTGTGGAGAGAACCAGGAAATATAATATGCGTGAAGATACCCGCAGCAGTATCCAGGATTTCCATGAATTGTACCCTATTCCCCAAACGGCAATTGACGCTAATTTCAGTGCCAAACTTGAACAAAATCCTGGTTATTGATTTTTTACCCAAACTATTTTCGCATGAAATTTTTAAAATCCATCCAAGTACTTCAGGCTTCTTTAGTGATTGCAGCGGCAGCTTTCCTGAATCCTTCACAGGCGCAGGTTGACCTTAACAAAGCGGATTCCCGCCGCGCCGCCGCAGGTATCATTCTTGAGCAACCCGTTAATGATCCCAGAATACAAAACAGGCAGCACGAGATGGTATCGTCCATTGCGGCCTCTGCAGATGGTAAACAACTATTTCTGGTATGGTATACCGGCGGAAAAGGGGAGGGGCCTGGCAATTATGTAACGCTTGCTGTAAGTGTGGATCAGGGCAAAACCTGGAAAAACGATCAGCTTGTTATTTTCCCAAAAGAACCCACAACAAGATTTTTCGATCCCGTCCTCTGGCGTGATAAAAATGGGACGGTATGGCTGTTTTATGCCGTTTCCATGGATAACAAGCATTGGGACCTAAAAGAAGGGGTGAATGCAATACCCATTTCCTGGAGCGGTTCCAAAGTGGTTTATGAACAGCCAAAGCTAATTTCATATGGGGTCATGATGAATAAGCCGGTGTACATTCCTCAAAAGAACTTTGCACTTTTCCCGGTTTCGGTATGGCAGTTGGGTACTGATCATTCAAAAGAGCCGGGATACATCCAGGACGGAACCTTTATTCATAGCTTCGATTTTAAAAAGAAAAATGCCAGAATTAATACCTTGTCTGCCCATGGATCGGTGCCAGTTCTGCCCGATAGTATGCGTACATTTGACGAACATCAGGTGGTGCAGACAGGAAATGACGGCAATCTGCTGTGCCTGGTCAGGACAAAAAAAAGGATCTATTTTTCAAAAAGTGCTGACTACGGTAAAAGCTGGTCTAAGCTTGAGCTTTTCAAAGCAACTGGTCCAACTACCTCGAGCCGGTTTTACATCGGGAAACTTCGGTCGGGAAATCTGCTGCTGATACTTAATAATAGTACCTCCAGAAACAATATGACCGCCTTTATATCAAAGGACGGTGGCAAAACCTGGCCTGAAAAGCTACTGCTCGACAGCCGTGATAAGGTCTCCTATCCTGATGCTGACCAAACCGAAGATGGTGTGATTCATGTAACTTTTGACAGGGACAGGTCTGGTGCGAAGGATATTTTGTATTGCAATTTCACCGAACAGGATGTGGCGGCAGGTAATACCAGCGGAGTTTTTATTACACGGGTAAATCCATAATGATGAGCAACTACCTGTTATGCTGTGATTGGGGAACAACCTCTTTCAGGCTGCGACTCACCGACATGACCAACCGGGAGATTATCGGGGAAATCACAGCCGGGCAGGGCATTGCAGCTACATCCTTGGAATGGAGCCTGGTTTCGGCCGGAGGATCTGTAACGCGTGAAAATTTTTACAGAAAAGAGTTATCGCGCCAGATCACAAATTTGTCGGTCAACCTCGCTTTGGATCTGGACGGTATCCCCATTGCCATGTCGGGAATGGGGTCCTCTTCTCTCGGGATGGTGGAACTACCCTATGCTTTTTTGCCATTTTCCCTGGCCGGCCAACAGGCAGTTGTCAGTATTGTGGAAGCAGCAGACTGGTTTCTGCACGATATTTTCCTTATTTCGGGGATTACAAATGGGCTTGACGTCATGAGGGGAGAAGAAACGCAGCTGCTTGGTGTGTGGGAGTTGATGGAAACAGTAAGGCAGGCCGCCGGAGAAACAATTTTTATATTCCCTGGTACCCATTCCAAGCACATTTATGTACAAGCTGGCCAGGTTACCGGTTTTAAAACGTACATGACGGGGGAGATATTCTCACTTATGGTCAGCACGAGTATTCTCAGGGAGTCCGTTGAATTCCCGTCTGCTCATGCAGCTGATATGAAGGCTTTCGCAGAAGGAGTGAAATATGCAGGTGCTGAAAACCTGCTGCACACTTTGTTTTCGGTGAGGGGCAACCAGCTTTTTGAAAGGAGAAACAAACGTGAAAATTTCTACTATCTGAGCGGATTGATCATTGGTGCGGAATTGAAGGAGCTGGTATCCGAGATTCGCCAGATTGTATTATGTTGTGACGAAAAACTTTACGAATTTTATAAATCGGCACTGAAAGAATTGAGCATCCCGGCCGTGCTGGCGGATCCATCCATGATGGATAGGGCCGTTGTCGCCGGGCAGATCAAAATTTTCCAGAACCAGATTTGCGGGATACTACCTGATCAAGTTTGAAAATCCACCTGTTATTTATGAATCGTCGTATTTTAAATTCTCTGATATTCCTTTCTGTAGCTGCTCTTGTTCTGAGTTTTGCTGCCAGGCCATCGGACCCGTTTGCGGCTGACCGGCCCACGGAAATAGCAAAAAAAGGAAAATGGGTTAGCTTATTTGATGGTAAATCATTTGACGGGTGGCACTCTTATCTTAAAAAAGAGGTACTCCCGCAATGGAAAATAGAGGATGGGGCTATCATGCTCTCTGAAAAAGGCGGGGGAGATTTGCTCACCAACAAAGCGTATGAGAATTTTGAACTGGAACTGGAATGGAAAATTTCGGAAGGCGGCAACAGCGGTATTGTTTATCATGTCAGGGAAGATCCGGCCTTCAAGTCTGCCGATGTTACCGGTCTGGAAATGCAGGTACTCGATAATGAACGTCACCCCAATGCCAAACAGGGGGCAGACCGTACAGCGGGCTCCTTGTTTGATATGGTTGCTCCGTCGGATTCAACTGCTTGCAAACCAGCAGGCGAATGGAATAAAGCCCGGCTGGTTGTGAACAACAGCAAAGCCGAACATTTCCTGAATAACAAAAAGATCGTACAGTATCAGATCGGCGGCGCTGAATGGGATCGGTTAATAAGTCAAAGCAAATTCAAGGATTGGAAATATCTGGGCAAATTCAAAACCGGGCATATTGCCTTGCAGGACCATGGAAATAAGGTATGGTATCGGAATGTGAAAATCCGCGAATTGTAAGGCGGCTGCTACATCTCACCGCAGCGTTATATTAACATTTTCAGGCAGGAACAGGTAAAACCGAAATACGAGTTACTTATTAGTATCACGTTTCTCCATCGTCATTTTAACGAAAGCAGGCCTGCCATGCAACTAAAAAAATACCTTTGTTTTCTTCTTTTCTGTATATGTGCCTTCACAGCCCAGGCAAAAGACTACCGTGCTTCCCTGTTTGGCATATATTCAGATGGCGTTACACTCAATACCCGTTCCATCCAATAT
This portion of the Dyadobacter sp. CECT 9275 genome encodes:
- a CDS encoding RagB/SusD family nutrient uptake outer membrane protein, whose amino-acid sequence is MKIVRYIVGSYLYLMLFAGLAVWALTGCEDKFLDEKPLASLSSDVVLKSKAGFKNYITALHHAAREEQTLEDNHDYYFTMQSGTDIATTGQEDARPFRSYVTYLNPNANTVVKYWRWAYQLMLVRANTVIVYANKPELKGIWSNEAEKNAIIAEARFFRAYAHNTLANLYGGVPIVDTIYTGPKTDFVRNTRKEVYEFARKDLEFASQYLPATVEKSKEGRIVKAAADHLLTEVYISLGEYDKAVESASKVIDSGLYNLMTTRFGSEKDLPGDVFSDLFKLGNQNRSSGNRESIYVWQFEDLTQGGSGSSGGNSILRGWGPWYINLRDPDGKAGMIIVDSLGRGVGLTRPTTYFLYNLWQNNWTNDIRNSSYNIRRTMYYTNPASKYFGKPVEPKTTRIDTMQNAYPTLRKIEGKTPKSGNNTTGRTFADFMVYRLADTYLLRAEAHTRKGDLLKAAADINVVRARANAKPVTPGEVNIDYILDERARELIVEEPRRRTLIRMGKLVERTRKYNMREDTRSSIQDFHELYPIPQTAIDANFSAKLEQNPGY
- a CDS encoding sialidase family protein encodes the protein MKFLKSIQVLQASLVIAAAAFLNPSQAQVDLNKADSRRAAAGIILEQPVNDPRIQNRQHEMVSSIAASADGKQLFLVWYTGGKGEGPGNYVTLAVSVDQGKTWKNDQLVIFPKEPTTRFFDPVLWRDKNGTVWLFYAVSMDNKHWDLKEGVNAIPISWSGSKVVYEQPKLISYGVMMNKPVYIPQKNFALFPVSVWQLGTDHSKEPGYIQDGTFIHSFDFKKKNARINTLSAHGSVPVLPDSMRTFDEHQVVQTGNDGNLLCLVRTKKRIYFSKSADYGKSWSKLELFKATGPTTSSRFYIGKLRSGNLLLILNNSTSRNNMTAFISKDGGKTWPEKLLLDSRDKVSYPDADQTEDGVIHVTFDRDRSGAKDILYCNFTEQDVAAGNTSGVFITRVNP
- a CDS encoding 2-dehydro-3-deoxygalactonokinase — its product is MMSNYLLCCDWGTTSFRLRLTDMTNREIIGEITAGQGIAATSLEWSLVSAGGSVTRENFYRKELSRQITNLSVNLALDLDGIPIAMSGMGSSSLGMVELPYAFLPFSLAGQQAVVSIVEAADWFLHDIFLISGITNGLDVMRGEETQLLGVWELMETVRQAAGETIFIFPGTHSKHIYVQAGQVTGFKTYMTGEIFSLMVSTSILRESVEFPSAHAADMKAFAEGVKYAGAENLLHTLFSVRGNQLFERRNKRENFYYLSGLIIGAELKELVSEIRQIVLCCDEKLYEFYKSALKELSIPAVLADPSMMDRAVVAGQIKIFQNQICGILPDQV
- a CDS encoding 3-keto-disaccharide hydrolase, translated to MNRRILNSLIFLSVAALVLSFAARPSDPFAADRPTEIAKKGKWVSLFDGKSFDGWHSYLKKEVLPQWKIEDGAIMLSEKGGGDLLTNKAYENFELELEWKISEGGNSGIVYHVREDPAFKSADVTGLEMQVLDNERHPNAKQGADRTAGSLFDMVAPSDSTACKPAGEWNKARLVVNNSKAEHFLNNKKIVQYQIGGAEWDRLISQSKFKDWKYLGKFKTGHIALQDHGNKVWYRNVKIREL